The window TGATGGCGCAGCGTTTGGCCTGAGCGAAAACCACGCTCGGGGTTTTACGTGCCTGCCATAGTTCGAGCGCGCCATAGCCCAGCAAGCCTGCGGTGAGCGCTTCGCCAAGGATGATCAGCCAGTAGGCGCCGTGCCATGCCCAAGGCTGGTCGATGGCGCGATAGCGCGCGGCATTGTCGGGAAAGGTGGTGTCCATACTCAGCACGTGATGGACGAAATTGAAGTTGGAATGGTAGTCCGTGATGTTGTTGAACACGGTCAGCAAGGCGAAAGCGGCGAGAGCCAGGGTCATTGCGATTTTTGCGTAGCGAGTCGTCATGGGTTGCGTCCTTTGCTTTTTTGCGACGAAAGGACGTTAGCACGGCCCAGTGCGGTCCTGAGGCCGTCAGGTTGTAGGAATTTGCTGATTGTTTCCTGCGGCGACTTCGGTCACCACCATGCGCGGAATGTCTGTCGGAAAACGCAGCGGACAATGCGGCTTTAATCTCCTTGAATGTAAGGCAATTCTGTTTTTCCTGAGGTCCGATCAACTCTCCCTGGTGCTCATGCAGAATCGCCCGCTTTTATTCAGCAGAGGCACATCGGATGTTCGCGCCTGCCAACCAACCACGTTTCACCCTGGCACTCGACAGCGGGCCGAATGAACTCAAGGTGCTTGAGTTCAGGGGCAAGGAAGCCATCAGTCAACCCTATTGCTTTGATCTGGAACTGGTCAGTGAGCGGCCGGATCTGGCGCTGGAAGAGCTCCTGCATCGTCAGGCCTTTCTGGCTTTTGATGATCAGGGGCGGGGCATACACGGCCAGGTTTATAGCGCGGCCCAAGGCGACTCGGGCAAGCGCTTGACCCGTTACCAGATCAGACTGGTACCACGCCTGGCTTACCTGGACCATCGAATCAACCAGCGGATTTTCCAGCACCTGAGCGTGCCGGCAATCATTACCCTGATCCTGACGGATCACGGGATTCAGGGTGACGCGTTCCAGTTCAACCTCGGTGGGCAATACCCCGAACGCGAATACTGTGTGCAGTTTGGTGAAAGCGACCTGGCCTTCATCGGGCGGATCTGCGCCGAGGCCGGGATCCATTATCACTTCCGGCACAGCCGCGACGGCCATCTGTTGGTGTTCGGTGACGACCAGACGGTGTTTCCCCGCCTGCCCGAGGCGACGTTGTATCTGCCCGGCAGTGGCATGGCCGCCAGCGAGCCGGCGATCAAGCGCCTGGCTGTGCGTCTACAGACCCGGACCACGGCGGTGACGCTGCGTGACTACGATTTTCAAAAGCCCGGTCTGCTGT is drawn from Pseudomonas rhizophila and contains these coding sequences:
- a CDS encoding DUF2165 family protein, with amino-acid sequence MTTRYAKIAMTLALAAFALLTVFNNITDYHSNFNFVHHVLSMDTTFPDNAARYRAIDQPWAWHGAYWLIILGEALTAGLLGYGALELWQARKTPSVVFAQAKRCAIIGLTVGFFVWFFGFMVVGGEWFLMWQSEIWNGQDAAFRSYMALLGVLIFLNQPDTELD